Proteins co-encoded in one Streptococcus ruminicola genomic window:
- the thiT gene encoding energy-coupled thiamine transporter ThiT — protein sequence MSSKNSQLSALIETALVAAFAMALSYIPDFASWFTPSFGAVPVVLFALRRGPKYGTLAGLIWGLLHFILGKVWYLALSQVIIEYIIAFISMGLAGFLSAPFQNALSKDNKGRALIYSTIGATLAVFVRYFWHFVAGFIFWGSYAPKGMSPYLYSLSVNGTAGLLTLVFVILALAIIIPTQGKLFLVKK from the coding sequence ATGTCGTCGAAGAATTCTCAATTGTCTGCTTTAATTGAGACTGCATTGGTTGCTGCTTTTGCTATGGCTTTATCTTATATTCCAGATTTTGCTAGCTGGTTCACCCCTTCATTCGGTGCGGTGCCAGTCGTCCTTTTTGCCCTACGTCGCGGTCCAAAGTACGGAACTCTAGCTGGTCTTATCTGGGGCTTGCTTCACTTCATTTTAGGTAAAGTTTGGTATTTGGCTTTGTCACAAGTTATCATCGAATACATCATTGCCTTTATCTCAATGGGCTTGGCTGGATTTTTATCTGCGCCATTTCAAAATGCTCTCTCTAAGGACAATAAAGGACGTGCTTTGATTTACTCAACTATCGGTGCCACACTTGCTGTTTTTGTCCGCTACTTTTGGCACTTTGTAGCTGGCTTTATCTTCTGGGGAAGCTACGCACCAAAAGGCATGTCACCTTACCTTTATTCTCTCAGCGTCAATGGCACTGCTGGACTCCTAACTCTAGTCTTCGTCATTTTAGCGCTAGCTATCATCATCCCAACACAAGGAAAACTCTTCTTGGTGAAGAAATAA
- the nrdF gene encoding class 1b ribonucleoside-diphosphate reductase subunit beta translates to MSQTYYKAINWNEIEDVIDKSTWEKLTEQFWLDTRIPLSNDLDDWRKLSDQEKDLVGKVFGGLTLLDTMQSESGVEAIRADVRTPHEEAVLNNIQFMESVHAKSYSSIFSTLNTKSEIEAIFEWTNNNEYLQKKAKIINDIYENGTALQKKVASTFLETFLFYSGFFTPLYYLGNNKLANVAEIIKLIIRDESVHGTYIGYKFQLGFNELSEKEQDDLRDWMYDLLYQLYENEENYTKTLYDQVGWTEEVLTFLRYNANKALMNLGQDPLFPDTANDVNPIVMNGISTGTSNHDFFSQVGNGYLLGSVEAMQDDDYNYGLD, encoded by the coding sequence ATGTCGCAAACTTATTATAAAGCCATTAACTGGAATGAGATTGAGGATGTGATTGACAAGTCAACTTGGGAAAAGTTGACCGAACAATTCTGGCTTGATACGCGTATTCCGCTCTCAAACGACCTTGATGATTGGCGCAAGCTTTCTGACCAAGAAAAAGATTTGGTCGGTAAAGTTTTTGGTGGCTTAACTCTTCTTGATACCATGCAATCAGAATCTGGTGTAGAAGCGATTCGTGCAGATGTCAGAACACCTCACGAAGAAGCCGTCCTCAACAATATCCAATTTATGGAATCTGTCCACGCCAAATCATACTCTTCCATTTTTTCAACACTTAACACAAAATCAGAAATCGAAGCAATCTTTGAATGGACAAACAACAACGAATACTTACAGAAAAAAGCCAAAATCATCAATGATATTTATGAAAATGGCACTGCTCTACAAAAGAAGGTCGCTTCAACTTTTCTTGAAACCTTTCTCTTTTACTCAGGATTTTTCACACCACTTTATTATCTTGGCAATAATAAATTGGCAAATGTCGCTGAAATTATCAAATTAATCATCCGCGATGAATCTGTCCACGGAACTTACATTGGCTATAAATTCCAACTTGGTTTCAATGAATTATCTGAGAAAGAGCAAGATGACCTGCGTGATTGGATGTATGACTTACTTTATCAACTCTATGAAAATGAAGAAAATTACACCAAAACACTTTATGACCAAGTTGGCTGGACTGAGGAAGTTCTGACTTTCTTACGTTATAACGCCAACAAAGCTCTCATGAACTTAGGGCAAGACCCGCTTTTCCCTGATACCGCAAATGACGTCAACCCAATCGTCATGAATGGTATTTCAACAGGAACTTCAAACCACGACTTCTTTAGTCAGGTCGGAAACGGATACCTTCTTGGTTCTGTTGAAGCTATGCAAGATGATGATTACAATTATGGCCTTGACTAA